In one window of Pseudomonas chlororaphis subsp. chlororaphis DNA:
- a CDS encoding ParB/RepB/Spo0J family partition protein: MAKSFKQMIKDGDLKRADAMKARLEDLYEEPGFNLRAEGEELEESIDALAEFIFAGGQIPALEVRPRAEGGMWVVDGHRRRRAYLKLDQAGRLPRVPSKDDPKRLEAWISIVPFEGNDAERVARVITSQEGKKLSPLELADGYKRLTAFDWTPDQIAKKVGKTRQHVEQVMTLGNANTDVQQLVASGQVSATTAVQVVRQHGEKAGKVLGGELQKAKTTGKTKVTAGSMRGPTTPRQRLEAVRTAAQELVTALPEGFLDPSASELSVPADLLLKLQQAVIAASQTA, translated from the coding sequence ATGGCCAAGTCTTTCAAGCAAATGATCAAGGACGGGGATCTGAAACGTGCCGACGCAATGAAGGCGCGCCTGGAGGATCTCTACGAAGAACCCGGCTTCAACCTTCGAGCCGAAGGCGAAGAGCTGGAAGAGAGTATTGATGCGCTGGCCGAGTTCATCTTCGCCGGCGGCCAGATCCCGGCATTGGAGGTACGACCTCGAGCTGAAGGTGGAATGTGGGTTGTCGATGGCCACCGCCGTCGCCGCGCCTACTTGAAGCTCGACCAAGCGGGACGACTTCCAAGGGTGCCGAGCAAAGATGACCCAAAGCGCTTAGAGGCCTGGATCTCGATTGTCCCCTTCGAGGGTAACGACGCCGAACGTGTCGCCAGGGTCATCACCAGCCAGGAAGGAAAGAAGCTCTCTCCTCTTGAGCTTGCGGACGGGTACAAACGACTCACAGCGTTCGACTGGACGCCTGATCAGATCGCAAAAAAGGTCGGCAAGACCCGTCAGCACGTTGAGCAGGTGATGACGCTCGGTAATGCCAACACCGACGTTCAGCAACTGGTCGCCTCAGGACAGGTCTCTGCGACAACGGCCGTTCAAGTCGTCCGCCAGCATGGCGAAAAAGCAGGCAAAGTCCTCGGTGGCGAGCTGCAAAAGGCCAAGACCACCGGCAAGACAAAGGTGACAGCAGGGTCAATGCGTGGCCCGACGACGCCACGCCAGCGACTCGAGGCGGTACGAACTGCAGCACAAGAGCTCGTAACAGCACTGCCTGAGGGCTTCTTGGATCCATCAGCGTCAGAGCTTAGCGTGCCCGCAGATCTTCTCCTGAAGCTACAGCAGGCGGTCATTGCGGCCAGCCAGACAGCCTAG
- a CDS encoding HNH endonuclease translates to MYCYSLEVPGASVCGECAERIANAYSKKHGGVWLTWPNEEAPRSKKAVIGQSIRTQVFERDLYRCLRCGDHRNLRADHIHPESLGGEAVLENLQTLCASCNSWKGVKVIDFRTSAEA, encoded by the coding sequence ATGTACTGCTATTCGCTCGAGGTCCCCGGCGCTTCTGTCTGTGGAGAGTGCGCTGAAAGAATTGCGAACGCCTATAGCAAGAAGCATGGCGGTGTCTGGCTTACCTGGCCGAATGAGGAAGCGCCAAGGTCTAAAAAAGCTGTTATCGGCCAATCCATAAGAACCCAAGTTTTCGAGCGCGACCTGTATCGCTGCCTGCGCTGTGGCGATCACAGAAACCTGAGAGCTGATCATATTCACCCTGAAAGCCTGGGCGGGGAGGCAGTTTTAGAGAACCTCCAGACGCTTTGTGCCAGCTGCAATAGCTGGAAGGGCGTCAAGGTCATTGATTTCCGCACATCGGCGGAGGCCTGA
- a CDS encoding siphovirus Gp157 family protein, whose translation MTRLYALTGQMAELAAMADTDDEGLRQAIQDTMDGIKGEFEVKADSIVMLRQNIEGDIDAIDKEVDRLNELKRVKKNTVGQLGDFLRRNMEAADIKSIKRPLFTITLALSPEKVIVDNEQAVPDEFVTLKSVITPDKKTIAVKLKEIRDHNNAVRKRIEAGEDAEHELLPEPAWAHLERGESSIRIK comes from the coding sequence ATGACCCGACTCTATGCATTGACCGGCCAGATGGCCGAACTCGCCGCCATGGCGGATACCGACGACGAAGGGCTGCGCCAGGCCATCCAGGACACCATGGACGGTATCAAGGGGGAGTTCGAAGTGAAGGCCGACAGCATCGTCATGCTGCGCCAGAACATCGAAGGCGATATCGACGCCATCGACAAGGAAGTCGATCGCCTGAACGAGCTCAAGCGGGTCAAGAAGAACACCGTGGGCCAACTCGGCGACTTCCTGCGCCGGAACATGGAGGCTGCAGATATCAAGTCGATCAAGCGCCCGCTGTTCACCATCACTCTTGCTCTTTCGCCTGAGAAGGTCATCGTCGACAACGAACAAGCCGTGCCTGACGAATTTGTCACGCTGAAGAGCGTGATCACCCCAGACAAGAAAACCATCGCCGTTAAACTCAAGGAAATCCGTGATCACAACAATGCAGTGCGCAAGCGCATCGAAGCTGGTGAAGACGCGGAGCATGAACTTCTTCCGGAGCCCGCCTGGGCGCATCTTGAGCGCGGCGAAAGCTCGATCCGGATCAAGTGA
- a CDS encoding SDH family Clp fold serine proteinase, translating to MAKQPVPQKRQKEIPSPDGEPVSNSSEEILGRMINKIGAEKDADVYLFGGPLERSYENAMLMLIQHKKNRKKNAVLHLDTYGGHADAAYKIAKAFKRNYDRLTVMVFSDCKSAGTLLCLGADELVMSDLAELGPLDVQIPKEGEFSGRRSGLDITDTLVALQSESIRLMRQHFIDLRLGFNQQISTRDALDNAAKIVCGLLAPVYSQINPLSLGESARSNSIAFHYGQRLSKGNLHPGALNKLISGYPSHGFVIDREEANELFISARPPSPSEELLMLLVLQKYEQLASRRRPLILCLSDDYPSPQSKQEKENVKSEQVSGIKPSVQQPENRDEPGGDRAGSDITNDGGADGDRNGGSQPDAGVPGAKGGNITASGAKKTPTRVRKIKSTPPPQ from the coding sequence ATGGCAAAACAGCCTGTTCCCCAAAAAAGGCAAAAGGAGATCCCTTCGCCTGATGGAGAGCCAGTATCGAATTCCTCTGAAGAAATTTTGGGGAGGATGATCAATAAGATTGGCGCAGAAAAAGATGCAGACGTGTATCTATTCGGAGGGCCTCTTGAGAGGTCATACGAAAATGCGATGCTTATGCTTATTCAGCATAAAAAGAATAGGAAGAAGAATGCAGTTCTGCATCTAGATACATATGGCGGTCACGCCGATGCTGCTTACAAGATTGCGAAGGCCTTTAAGCGTAACTACGATCGCCTGACCGTGATGGTCTTCTCGGACTGCAAGAGCGCAGGAACCCTGCTCTGCTTGGGGGCCGATGAGCTAGTGATGTCAGATCTGGCTGAATTAGGACCGCTTGATGTGCAGATCCCCAAAGAAGGGGAATTTAGCGGGCGACGGTCAGGGCTGGATATCACTGACACGCTGGTTGCATTGCAAAGTGAATCAATCCGCCTCATGCGCCAGCATTTCATAGATTTGCGCCTTGGGTTCAACCAGCAGATATCAACAAGGGATGCGCTTGATAATGCAGCAAAAATCGTGTGCGGGTTGCTTGCACCTGTCTACTCGCAAATAAACCCGCTAAGCCTTGGTGAATCTGCTCGCTCTAACTCCATCGCATTCCACTATGGACAGAGGTTATCCAAAGGCAACCTCCACCCAGGAGCACTGAACAAGCTGATCAGTGGCTATCCTTCCCATGGATTTGTAATTGACCGTGAGGAGGCCAATGAGCTATTCATTTCAGCTCGCCCACCTTCTCCATCTGAAGAACTATTGATGCTTTTGGTGCTCCAAAAATATGAGCAGCTGGCATCTCGTCGCAGACCCTTGATTTTGTGTCTATCCGACGACTATCCTTCGCCGCAATCGAAGCAGGAGAAAGAAAATGTCAAGTCTGAGCAGGTCTCAGGTATCAAGCCTTCTGTCCAGCAACCAGAAAATCGCGATGAGCCAGGCGGTGACCGAGCTGGCAGCGACATCACAAATGATGGCGGAGCTGATGGAGACCGAAATGGAGGTTCGCAGCCAGATGCTGGAGTTCCTGGAGCAAAGGGCGGAAACATTACTGCCTCTGGAGCTAAAAAAACGCCAACTCGAGTGCGTAAGATAAAGTCTACGCCGCCTCCGCAATGA
- a CDS encoding S24 family peptidase: protein MSELKVHASACDIEPMVQIEEIRRSFVSRLKEALAAEGIPEWGAGVRLAKMAKVTPKACSKWLNGESMPGGTKMLALAGALSVRVEWLEYGRGEMREAVTAQPVDHRIPPREFNLQDDKSYTGVLQLTARGSTGSDDDNSHVEIRGVLAFKTEWLRANRLNTKHLDVIYADGHSMEPTINGGDVLLIDESKIEPRDGQIFALQSNSKGTIVKRLVRSDFNGWIIRSDNPDKAKYGDQILSDEEINEVRIIGRVVWRGGML, encoded by the coding sequence ATGTCGGAACTGAAAGTACATGCAAGCGCATGCGATATTGAACCTATGGTTCAGATAGAAGAAATCCGCAGATCATTTGTTTCCCGTTTAAAGGAAGCTCTCGCCGCAGAAGGGATTCCAGAGTGGGGAGCAGGTGTTCGCCTGGCAAAGATGGCCAAGGTCACGCCGAAAGCTTGCAGCAAGTGGCTCAATGGCGAGTCGATGCCGGGTGGCACGAAGATGTTAGCCCTGGCTGGCGCCCTCTCTGTCCGGGTCGAGTGGCTGGAGTACGGTCGCGGAGAGATGCGGGAGGCTGTCACCGCACAGCCTGTTGATCACCGTATTCCCCCGCGCGAATTCAACTTGCAAGACGATAAATCCTATACAGGGGTCCTGCAGCTTACTGCTCGCGGGTCTACCGGCAGCGACGATGATAATTCACATGTCGAGATTCGCGGCGTTCTTGCATTCAAGACAGAGTGGTTACGAGCAAATCGACTCAACACAAAGCACCTAGATGTCATCTACGCCGACGGCCATAGCATGGAACCAACCATCAATGGTGGTGACGTGCTGCTAATTGATGAATCAAAGATTGAGCCTCGAGATGGACAGATTTTCGCGCTGCAAAGCAATTCAAAGGGCACAATCGTAAAGCGCTTAGTGAGGTCAGATTTCAACGGCTGGATCATCCGAAGTGATAACCCAGACAAGGCAAAATACGGCGATCAGATCCTTAGTGATGAGGAAATCAACGAGGTCCGGATCATTGGGCGCGTGGTTTGGCGTGGTGGAATGCTCTAG